Proteins from a genomic interval of Toxoplasma gondii ME49 chromosome Ia, whole genome shotgun sequence:
- a CDS encoding tubulin binding cofactor A protein (encoded by transcript TGME49_295310): MATGSSSEYLRFLRIKHKVVQRLLKEVKYYQMEVEQHRQTVLRMKAENRESSDIKQLQNVYDETVVMVPDSEQRLLRACADLDDYMLSNRECRDAVRKNTMFLREAFSAANEAGEADEKASESDTKLSSVVGLHAAGSLEAEVCDIIRTAQLLEHEVSHLHIQFRVLENGPDNAGAEGCVPESDDDEDI; this comes from the exons ATGGCAACTGGGTCGAGCAGCGAGTATCTCCGGTTCTTGCGAATTAAACACAAAGTCGTCCAGCGTCTGTTGAAGGAAGTTAAATACTATCAGATGGAAGTGGAGCAGCACCGACAAACGGTTCTTCGGATGAAG GCTGAGAACCGAGAGTCGAGCGACATCAAGCAGTTACAGAATGTGTACGATGAAACTGTGGTGATGGTCCCCGACTCAGAACAAAGGCTGTTGAGGGCGTGTGCAGACTTGGATGATTACATGCTCTCGAATCGTGAATGCAGAGACGCTGTGCGCAAGAATACTATGTTTTTGCGTGAAGCTTTTAGCGCTGCAAACGAGGCGGGTGAAGCTGATGAGAAAGCGTCGGAATCAGATACCAAACTCAGCTCAGTTGTAgggttgcatgcagcgggaAGTCTTGAGGCTGAGGTCTGCGACATCATCAGAACTGCACAGCTTCTTGAGCACGAGGTGTCCCACCTTCATATTCAGTTTAGAGTCTTGGAAAATGGGCCTGATAACGCGGGAGCGGAGGGCTGCGTTCCGGAAAGCgatgacgacgaagacaTCTGA